The Malus domestica chromosome 13, GDT2T_hap1 genome includes a window with the following:
- the LOC103414308 gene encoding AMP deaminase-like translates to MDSSSASSAPSASSVHLAMAAFVGASLMAISAFYIHKRSVDQVLERLIEFRRKPNRVSSNRAAVEAEEEEVYNDDEEERGFDSDGEVADVAIDRKMRPRSVEDKALHSYRISSSLPNVAMRSGGWVEEEARFDRPPNFGSPGVSSSLDKLNFIPSGLPLLRTDQRNGDGQSATHSSTNTRTPIGRLMTPRSQAGNALESIGDSDEEGTEYANEDDDIFNYGNADALDNSITSVYQNEGQMYQMTLSEAKSVVDRQGDGKVDTTSAHLVKKDLNFTSIPMTSSMHESISKEEEEVHKMIRECLDLRKRYLYKEEVAPWMVARLDSIAPEKKSDPFHFDPVEASTHCFRMEDGVIHVYASEKDPVDVFPVASATEFFTDMHYLLKVMSIGNVRSACHHRLRFLEEKFRVHLLLNADMEFLAQKSAPHRDFYNVRKVDTHVHHSACMNQKHLLSFIKSKLKKEPDEVVIFRDGKYLTLKEVFESLDLTGHDLNVDLLDVHADKSTFHRFDKFNLKYNPCGQSRLREIFLKQDNLIQGRFLAEVTKEVLSDLKASKYQMAEYRISVYGRKQSEWDQLASWFVNNEIYSENAVWLIQLPRLYNIYKKMGIVTSFQNILDNVFVPLFEATVDPNSHPQLHLFLMQVVGFDIVDDESKPERRPTKHMPTPSEWTNEFNPAYSYYAYYCYANLYTLNKLRESKGMQTIKFRPHCGEAGDVDHLAAGFLVCHNISHGVTLRKTPVLQYLYYLAQVGLAMSPLSNNSLFLDYHRNPFPMFFQRGLNVSLSSDDPLQIHLTKEPLVEEYSVAAQVWKLSACDLCEIARNSVYQSGFSHVAKAHWLGSKYFLRGPEGNDMQKSNVPPSRIAFRHKTWKEEVQYIFSGKARFPEEVDP, encoded by the exons ATGGACTCGTCCTCCGCATCCTCAGCTCCTTCGGCTTCCTCTGTGCACTTAGCCATGGCGGCCTTCGTCGGCGCCTCCCTCATGGCCATCTCCGCCTTCTACATTCACAAGCGCAGCGTCGATCAGGTCCTCGAGCGCCTCATTGAGTTCCGCCGCAAGCCTAATCGAGTTTCCAGCAACCGCGCCGCGGTTGAAGCCGAAGAGGAAGAAGTTTACAACGATGACGAAGAGGAGCGAGGGTTTGATTCCGACGGCGAGGTCGCTGACGTGGCAATTGATCGGAAGATGCGGCCGAGGTCGGTGGAAGATAAGGCTCTTCACTCGTATAGGATATCTTCTTCGCTGCCCAATGTGGCTATGAGGAGCGGCGGTTGGGTGGAAGAGGAAGCTAGGTTCGATCGGCCACCCAATTTTGGATCTCCAGGGGTTTCTTCTTCGTTGGACAAGCTCAATTTCATTCCCTCCGGGCTTCCGCTTCTTCGGACCGATCAGAGAAACG gagacggtCAGTCTGCTACTCACTCTAGTACCAATACAAGGACACCAATTGGTAGGCTAATGACTCCGAGATCCCAGGCTGGAAATGCCCTCGAAAGTATTGGAGACTCCGACGAGGAAGGAACTGAGTATGCAAATGAAGATGACGATATTTTCAACTACGGGAATGCAGATGCTTTAGATAATTCCATAACT tCAGTTTACCAAAATGAAG GTCAAATGTATCAAATGACATTAAGTGAAGCAAAATCTGTTGTGGATCGTCAAGGTGATGGAAAGGTAGATACAACTTCAGCACACTTGGTGAAGAAGGATCTAAATTTTACCAGCATACCAATGACTTCATCAATGCATG AGTCAATaagcaaagaagaagaggaagtacATAAGATGATTCGAGAATGCTTGGATCTGCGTAAGAGGTATCTTTACAAGGAAGAGGTTGCTCCATGGATGGTAGCTAGGCTAGACTCTATTGCACCAGAGAAGAAAAGTGACCCATTTCATTTTGATCCTGTGGAAGCATCAACT CATTGCTTTAGGATGGAAGATGGTGTCATACATGTTTATGCGAGTGAAAAGG ACCCTGTAGATGTATTCCCTGTTGCAAGTGCAACGGAATTTTTCACGGATATGCATTATCTTCTGAAAGTTATGTCTATTGGAAATGTTCGCTCTGCATGCCATCATAGGTTGCGATTTCTTGAGGAG AAATTTCGTGTTCATCTGTTGCTAAATGCGGATATGGAATTTTTAGCTCAGAAGAGTGCACCACACCGTGATTTTTACAATGTTAGAAAAGTTGATACACATGTGCATCATTCTGCTTGCATGAACCAGAAGCATCTCCTCTCATTCATCAAGTCAAAGCTAAAAAAAGAACCTGATGAG GTTGTCATATTCAGAGATGGAAAATATCTTACACTCAAGGAAGTTTTTGAGAGTTTGGACTTGACAGG GCATGACCTGAATGTTGACTTATTGGATGTTCATGCGGATAAGAGTACTTTCCATCGATTTGACAAATTCAACTTAAAGTATAATCCATGTGGACAGAGCAGACTTCGTGAGATATTCTTGAAGCAGGACAATCTTATCCAAG GGCGGTTTTTAGCAGAAGTAACAAAAGAAGTTTTGTCAGATCTCAAAGCCAGCAAATACCAg ATGGCAGAGTACAGGATTTCAGTTTATGGAAGAAAACAAAGTGAGTGGGATCAGTTGGCTAGTTGGTTTGTTAACAATGAAATTTATAGTGAGAATGCTGTCTGGTTAATACAG CTACCACGGTTGTACAATATCTACAAAAAGATGGGAATTGTCACCTCTTTCCAGAATATTTTAGACAATGTGTTCGTGCCACTCTTTGAAGCTACAGTTGATCCAAACTCCCATCCTCAACTACATTTGTTCCTGATGCAG GTGGTGGGTTTTGACATTGTAGATGATGAAAGTAAACCAGAACGCCGTCCAACTAAACATATGCCAACACCATCAGAATGGACTAATGAATTCAATCCTGCATACTCTTATTATGCATATTACTGCTATGCAAACTTGTACACTCTTAATAAG CTGCGTGAATCTAAAGGAATGCAAACAATCAAATTTCGGCCTCACTGTGGAGAG GCGGGTGATGTTGACCATTTGGCTGCTGGATTCCTTGTATGCCATAATATCTCGCATGGGGTTACTCTTCGGAAAACCCCTGTTTTGCAGTATCTGTATTATCTGGCACAG GTTGGATTGGCAATGTCACCTTTGAGCAACAATTCCCTTTTCTTGGATTACCATCGCAACCCCTTTCCTATGTTCTTCCAACGTGGTCTAAATGTCTCACTTTCAAGTGATGATCCTCTCCAAATTCATTTGACAAAAGAACCACTTGTGGAAGAATATAGTGTTGCAGCACAG GTATGGAAGCTCAGTGCTTGTGACCTCTGCGAGATAGCTAGAAATTCTGTCTATCAATCAGGATTTTCACATGTAGCAAAG GCGCATTGGCTTGGTAGCAAGTACTTCCTGAGAGGACCTGAAGGAAACGATATGCAGAAGTCAAACGTGCCCCCTTCGAGGATTGCCTTTAGACATAAG ACTTGGAAGGAGGAAGTACAGTATATCTTTTCAGGAAAAGCGAGGTTTCCGGAAGAAGTAGATCCATga